The following proteins are co-located in the Hydrogenophaga sp. RAC07 genome:
- a CDS encoding [protein-PII] uridylyltransferase, with product MDPLLAPAGDIGALRQRYRDDKTALFALLRDQGASTRGVRQALQQLSRLTDQTLRELWNQAGFGTGFSLIAVGGYGRGELFPFSDVDVLVLLPDGALPDEDAELKKQLESFIGACWDLGLEIGSSVRSVSDCVEEAAKDVTVQTSMLESRLICGSKNAFNRLVTQLGEAMDPKAFFVAKTLEMRQRHTKYENTPYSLEPNCKESPGGLRDLQIILWVSKAAGLGRSWDDLARKGLATPLEARQIKANEALLSLIRARLHLLANRREDRLVFDLQTAVAESFGFKAQVPAVITAGPPGAPHVAPTAKGTRRASEALMKRYYWAAKAVTQLNQILLLNIQERLQDDMAGVDRLRPLNARFFDKGGMLEVASDDLYVQQPHAILETFHIYQTTVGIKGFSARTLRALYNARPVMNAKFRADPVNRAQFLQILQEPEGITHALRMMNETSVLGRYLWVFRHIVGQMQHDLFHVYTVDQHILMVLRNVRRFFIAEHSHEYPFCSQLAAGWDKPWIFYIAAIFHDIAKGRGGDHSDLGARDVRTFCRQHGIDREDSKLIEFLVSEHLTMSRMAQKEDLSDPDVIAAFAQRVGNERYLTALYLLTVADIRGTSPKVWNAWKGKLLEDLYRYTLRALGGRAPDPGAVIEARKREALSMLALHALPHMAHKALWDTLDVSYFMRHQADEIAWHTRVLTRQINQTATKAAGKPAPEGEAAVDRCIVRARLSPEGEGLQVLVYAPDQNDLFARICGYFDSSNFSILDARVHTTLTGHALDTFQVVAPSLSDHYRELIAMVENNLAQTIDECGPLPAPMKGRLSRRVKSFPVTPRVDLRPDEKAQRWLLSVSASDRAGLLYGISRVLARYDINVQLAKITTLGERVEDTFLICGAQLQMNKRQIEIETELLETLEG from the coding sequence ATGGACCCGCTCCTGGCGCCTGCGGGCGACATCGGCGCGCTGCGCCAGCGCTACCGTGACGACAAAACCGCTCTCTTCGCGCTGCTGCGCGACCAGGGTGCCTCCACCCGGGGCGTGCGCCAGGCGCTGCAGCAGCTCTCGCGCCTGACCGACCAGACCCTGCGCGAACTCTGGAACCAAGCCGGCTTCGGCACCGGTTTTTCGCTGATTGCCGTGGGCGGCTATGGCCGCGGTGAGCTGTTCCCCTTCTCCGACGTGGATGTGCTGGTGCTGCTGCCCGACGGTGCCTTGCCCGACGAAGACGCCGAATTGAAGAAGCAGCTCGAAAGCTTCATCGGTGCCTGCTGGGACCTGGGCCTGGAGATCGGCTCCAGCGTGCGCTCGGTGTCCGACTGCGTGGAAGAGGCGGCCAAGGACGTGACGGTGCAGACCTCCATGCTGGAGAGCCGGCTGATCTGCGGCAGCAAGAACGCCTTCAACCGTCTGGTGACGCAGCTCGGCGAGGCCATGGACCCCAAGGCCTTCTTCGTCGCCAAGACGCTGGAGATGCGCCAGCGCCACACCAAGTACGAGAACACGCCGTATTCGCTGGAGCCCAACTGCAAGGAATCGCCCGGTGGCCTGCGCGACCTGCAGATCATCCTGTGGGTCTCCAAGGCCGCCGGCCTGGGGCGCAGCTGGGACGACCTGGCCCGCAAAGGCCTGGCCACGCCGCTGGAGGCGCGCCAGATCAAGGCGAACGAAGCCCTGCTCAGCCTGATCCGCGCCCGCCTGCACCTGCTGGCCAACCGGCGCGAAGACCGCCTGGTGTTCGACCTGCAGACCGCCGTGGCCGAGTCGTTCGGTTTCAAGGCGCAGGTGCCAGCCGTCATCACGGCTGGCCCGCCCGGGGCGCCGCATGTGGCCCCCACGGCCAAGGGCACACGCCGCGCGAGCGAAGCGCTCATGAAGCGCTACTACTGGGCCGCCAAGGCCGTGACCCAGCTCAACCAGATCCTGCTGCTCAACATCCAGGAACGCCTGCAGGACGACATGGCCGGCGTGGACCGCCTGCGTCCCTTGAATGCGCGTTTCTTCGACAAGGGCGGCATGCTGGAGGTGGCCAGCGACGACCTGTACGTGCAGCAACCCCACGCCATCCTGGAAACCTTTCACATCTACCAGACCACGGTGGGCATCAAGGGTTTTTCAGCACGCACGCTGCGCGCGCTCTACAACGCCCGGCCGGTCATGAACGCGAAGTTCCGCGCCGATCCGGTGAACCGCGCGCAGTTCTTGCAGATCCTGCAGGAGCCCGAAGGCATTACGCATGCGCTGCGCATGATGAACGAAACCTCGGTGCTGGGGCGCTACCTCTGGGTGTTCCGCCACATCGTGGGCCAGATGCAGCACGACCTGTTCCACGTGTACACGGTGGACCAGCACATCCTGATGGTGCTGCGCAATGTGCGCCGCTTCTTCATCGCCGAGCACTCGCACGAGTATCCGTTCTGCTCACAGCTGGCGGCCGGCTGGGACAAGCCCTGGATCTTCTACATCGCGGCCATCTTCCACGACATTGCCAAGGGCCGCGGCGGTGACCACTCCGACCTGGGTGCCAGGGACGTGCGCACCTTTTGCCGCCAGCACGGCATCGACCGCGAAGACAGCAAGCTGATCGAATTCCTGGTGTCCGAACACCTGACCATGAGCCGCATGGCGCAGAAGGAAGACCTGAGCGACCCCGACGTGATCGCCGCCTTTGCCCAACGCGTGGGCAACGAACGCTACCTCACCGCGCTGTACCTGCTCACCGTGGCCGACATCCGCGGCACCAGCCCCAAGGTGTGGAACGCCTGGAAGGGCAAGCTGCTGGAAGACCTGTACCGCTACACGCTGCGCGCCCTGGGTGGCCGGGCGCCGGACCCGGGTGCGGTGATCGAGGCCCGCAAGCGCGAAGCGCTGTCCATGCTGGCGCTGCACGCCCTGCCACACATGGCGCACAAGGCGCTGTGGGACACGCTGGACGTGAGCTACTTCATGCGCCACCAGGCCGACGAGATCGCCTGGCACACCCGTGTTCTCACGCGCCAGATCAACCAGACGGCCACCAAGGCCGCCGGCAAGCCGGCGCCCGAAGGCGAAGCCGCCGTGGACCGCTGCATCGTGCGTGCCCGCCTCTCACCCGAAGGCGAAGGCCTGCAGGTGCTGGTGTATGCGCCCGACCAGAACGACCTGTTCGCCCGCATCTGCGGCTACTTCGACAGCTCGAACTTCAGCATCCTGGATGCGCGGGTGCACACCACGCTCACCGGCCATGCGCTCGACACCTTCCAGGTGGTGGCGCCTTCGCTCTCCGACCACTACCGCGAGCTGATCGCCATGGTCGAGAACAATCTGGCGCAGACCATCGACGAGTGCGGACCCTTGCCCGCCCCCATGAAAGGCCGTCTCTCGCGCCGGGTGAAGAGCTTTCCCGTGACACCCCGCGTGGATCTGCGGCCCGACGAGAAAGCCCAGCGCTGGCTGCTCTCGGTCTCGGCGAGCGACCGGGCCGGCCTGCTGTATGGCATTTCACGCGTGCTCGCGCGCTACGACATCAACGTGCAGTTGGCCAAGATCACCACCCTGGGTGAAAGGGTGGAAGACACCTTTCTCATCTGCGGCGCCCAGCTGCAGATGAACAAGCGTCAGATCGAGATCGAGACGGAACTGCTGGAAACGCTCGAGGGTTGA
- a CDS encoding FecR family protein, which produces MFSSAVSLPFPAARFSRPFVRHAVGLLLLGAGLWASQGTARAATTGTVVEAIQLPAWVERNGQRRAAEPGVQLRATDKAITAGNARMLLRMSDRSTIKLGENSEFVIESLAVRQPQAAGPSELSATLRLVTGVFRYATDYSSKALGNKRDINLKMATATVGIRGTDFWSMSDAAHDAVCMFEGKVEVVRDAKPGVMLEKPGAFWVSFTGEPEKPAGQATPDQLAKFIGQAEMQPGQGIVLQGGQWRAVAGLMPSGVAANALRTNLQAAGYPAEVMAKDGKFEVRINQLATREDAEVVLKRLQANAALGVTDGRVALATR; this is translated from the coding sequence ATGTTTTCGTCAGCCGTATCGCTCCCCTTCCCCGCCGCCCGTTTTTCACGTCCGTTTGTGCGCCATGCTGTGGGACTTTTGCTGCTCGGCGCAGGTCTGTGGGCCAGCCAGGGGACCGCTCGCGCCGCGACCACCGGCACCGTGGTCGAGGCGATCCAGTTGCCCGCCTGGGTCGAGCGCAACGGCCAGCGACGTGCGGCAGAGCCCGGCGTGCAATTGCGCGCCACCGACAAAGCCATCACCGCCGGCAACGCCCGCATGCTGCTGCGCATGTCCGACCGCAGCACGATCAAGCTCGGCGAGAACTCCGAATTTGTGATCGAGAGCCTGGCGGTGCGCCAGCCACAGGCGGCAGGCCCCTCCGAACTTTCGGCCACGCTGCGCCTGGTCACCGGCGTGTTCCGCTACGCCACCGACTACAGCAGCAAGGCGCTGGGCAACAAACGCGACATCAACCTGAAGATGGCCACCGCCACCGTGGGCATTCGCGGCACCGATTTCTGGAGCATGTCCGACGCGGCGCACGACGCCGTGTGCATGTTTGAAGGCAAGGTCGAGGTGGTGCGTGACGCCAAGCCCGGTGTCATGCTGGAGAAACCGGGTGCGTTCTGGGTTTCCTTCACCGGTGAGCCCGAAAAACCCGCGGGTCAGGCCACGCCGGACCAACTGGCCAAGTTCATTGGCCAGGCGGAGATGCAGCCCGGCCAGGGCATCGTGTTGCAAGGTGGTCAATGGCGCGCCGTGGCGGGCCTGATGCCCAGCGGCGTTGCGGCCAACGCACTGCGCACCAACTTGCAGGCCGCTGGCTATCCCGCCGAGGTGATGGCCAAGGACGGCAAATTCGAAGTCCGCATCAACCAGCTCGCCACGCGTGAAGACGCGGAAGTGGTGTTGAAGCGGTTGCAGGCCAACGCCGCGCTGGGCGTGACCGACGGCCGGGTGGCTTTGGCCACGCGCTGA
- the map gene encoding type I methionyl aminopeptidase, translating to MSITYKDEAGIEGMRVACRLASEVLDYLTPLIQPGVTTLEIDRLAAEFMKQQGTVSATIGYQPSGYPPYPGHLCTSINHVVCHGIPNEKPLKKGDILNVDVTVIKDGWFGDNSRMYMIGGEAACSVQARRLTQVTYEAMWKGIVMVKPGIRLGDIGHAIQTFAESNGFSVVREFCGHGIGQKFHEDPQVLHYGRPGTLEELKPGMTFTIEPMINAGKRDIKEAGDGWTIVTRDRSLSAQWEHTVLVTETGYEVLTLSAGSLAPPAFVTQTAAVAA from the coding sequence ATGAGCATCACCTACAAAGACGAAGCGGGCATCGAAGGCATGCGGGTGGCTTGCCGCCTGGCCTCCGAAGTGCTGGATTACCTCACGCCGCTGATCCAGCCCGGCGTGACCACACTCGAGATCGACCGCCTCGCGGCCGAGTTCATGAAGCAGCAGGGCACGGTCTCGGCCACCATCGGCTACCAGCCCAGCGGTTATCCGCCCTACCCCGGTCACCTGTGCACCTCCATCAACCACGTGGTGTGCCACGGCATCCCGAACGAGAAACCGCTCAAGAAGGGCGACATCCTCAACGTGGACGTGACCGTCATCAAGGACGGCTGGTTTGGCGACAACAGCCGCATGTACATGATCGGTGGCGAAGCCGCCTGTTCGGTGCAGGCGCGCCGGCTGACCCAGGTGACGTACGAGGCCATGTGGAAAGGCATCGTGATGGTCAAGCCCGGCATCCGCCTGGGCGACATCGGCCACGCCATCCAGACCTTTGCCGAAAGCAATGGCTTCTCGGTGGTGCGCGAGTTCTGCGGACACGGCATCGGCCAGAAGTTCCACGAAGACCCACAGGTGCTGCACTACGGCCGCCCGGGCACACTCGAAGAGCTCAAGCCCGGCATGACCTTCACGATCGAGCCCATGATCAACGCGGGCAAGCGCGACATCAAGGAAGCCGGCGACGGCTGGACCATCGTCACGCGCGACCGTTCGCTCTCGGCCCAGTGGGAACACACGGTGCTCGTGACCGAAACGGGCTACGAGGTGCTCACACTTTCAGCCGGCAGCCTGGCGCCGCCGGCGTTTGTGACGCAGACCGCCGCCGTGGCCGCCTGA
- a CDS encoding (2Fe-2S)-binding protein — translation MDRREFVESCALGAGSLAATLAGNTWALDAQARSHGRVLLVDALGKPLKAASLRAQTNYVFHYPFEATPVFLLDLGKAAAATQLVTRDKQPYEWPGGVGPRRSLVAFSAICAHKLVYPTKDLSFISFRKGAAVNPQTPSKGNDLIHCCADHSQYDPARGAQVLSGPAEQPLCAVLLEHDAKSDQLTATGTLGGELFDDFFKKYEMKLSLEVGPHAKQAVLRQSTVRELDQYCRNPVRC, via the coding sequence ATGGATCGTCGTGAATTTGTGGAAAGTTGCGCTCTGGGTGCCGGCTCGCTGGCCGCCACGCTGGCCGGCAACACCTGGGCGCTTGACGCCCAAGCCCGCAGCCATGGCCGCGTGCTGCTGGTCGACGCGCTGGGCAAACCGCTCAAGGCCGCGAGCCTGCGGGCTCAGACCAACTACGTTTTTCACTACCCGTTCGAGGCCACGCCGGTGTTCCTGCTCGATCTGGGCAAGGCTGCTGCAGCCACCCAACTGGTCACGCGCGACAAACAGCCCTACGAGTGGCCTGGCGGCGTGGGGCCCCGGCGCAGCCTGGTGGCGTTTTCTGCCATCTGCGCGCACAAGCTGGTGTATCCCACCAAAGACCTGAGCTTCATCAGCTTTCGCAAGGGTGCGGCGGTGAACCCGCAGACGCCAAGCAAGGGCAACGACCTCATCCACTGCTGCGCCGACCACAGCCAGTACGACCCGGCGCGCGGTGCCCAGGTGCTCAGTGGGCCGGCCGAGCAGCCGCTGTGCGCCGTGCTGCTGGAGCACGACGCGAAGTCCGATCAGCTCACTGCCACCGGCACACTGGGAGGCGAGTTGTTCGACGACTTCTTCAAGAAGTACGAAATGAAGCTGAGCCTGGAAGTGGGGCCGCATGCGAAGCAGGCCGTTCTGCGTCAATCCACCGTTCGTGAACTGGATCAGTACTGCCGCAACCCGGTGCGGTGCTGA